Sequence from the Christiangramia fulva genome:
TTCACACCTTAACTCAAACCTCCCCGACCGTAGGGGTTCATCTATTTCTCCAAAGCCGCGAAAGCGAAATTCTCGCCCTTTATCAGCGAAAACAGGGTTTCTTTTCCAGGCTTTTTCATAAAACAAGGCTTGACGATATAGATTTTGATCCGAAACTTCCCGTTTTGGTTCTAAAAGAGTTTCAGTAGAAGAGCTGTCCCTGAAAGATTTAAAAATCTATTTTTAATAGCTGCTTTACAGGAATTTGACCTTTCCTGCCAAAGTACCATGAAAATTTTCCTTTAACATTGGTGGCCATAAATTCCGCTTTTTTTAAACAATCTTATAATTAGTTTATTTTTCATTTAACGGCGATTCCCCTTCCTGTATCTTATATTGAAAAGGAAATTGAAGTTGAATTTAAAAAATGTCGTGATGAGAAATTTAGAAGATTTATTCGAACATCAGTTAAAAGATCTATACAATGCGGAAGGCCAGTTAGTCAACGCAATCCCTAAAATGGCTTCTTCGGCGCATAATGGCGACCTTAGAAAAGCCTTTGAAGATCACCTTAAGGAAACCCGTAATCATATTGAACGCTTGCGTGAAGTGTGCAAAGAGCTGGATATCGATCCCAAAGGCGAAGAATGTAAGGCCATGAGTGGTATCATTCGCGAGGGGGAAGAATTTATTGAAAAGGATACCGATCCCGATGTTAAGGATGCCGGACTTATCGCCGAGGCGCAGCGTGTTGAGCATTACGAAATTGCCGGTTACGGTACCCTGGTGCAATTCGCTGAAGAATTAGGCTACGATGATATCGCCGATAAACTGGCGGAAACTTTGAATGAAGAAAAAATAGCCGATGAAAAACTGAATAATCTGGCCAAAGACCGGATGAACCGAAAAGCCAGATAATTAAGGACTG
This genomic interval carries:
- a CDS encoding ferritin-like domain-containing protein produces the protein MRNLEDLFEHQLKDLYNAEGQLVNAIPKMASSAHNGDLRKAFEDHLKETRNHIERLREVCKELDIDPKGEECKAMSGIIREGEEFIEKDTDPDVKDAGLIAEAQRVEHYEIAGYGTLVQFAEELGYDDIADKLAETLNEEKIADEKLNNLAKDRMNRKAR